A region from the Variovorax sp. V93 genome encodes:
- a CDS encoding flagella synthesis protein FlgN, giving the protein MLVHLLAEKACVEEFLSVLEQEAQAMKNGLFAELPVITGRKAGLLDRLAALDQARESAQVARGFEPGRPGADAAAAADGEASLAAWTALVELAQQAKASNRRNGAMVYSQLDFTQNALHYLQAGAQPFYGPDGIRKAASAAGTRLAVG; this is encoded by the coding sequence ATGCTGGTTCACCTGTTGGCCGAAAAAGCCTGTGTCGAGGAATTCCTGTCGGTGCTGGAGCAGGAGGCGCAGGCCATGAAGAACGGCCTCTTTGCCGAGCTGCCCGTGATTACCGGGCGCAAGGCCGGCCTGCTCGACCGCCTGGCGGCACTCGACCAGGCGCGCGAATCGGCCCAGGTGGCGCGGGGTTTCGAGCCCGGGCGCCCGGGTGCCGATGCCGCCGCCGCGGCAGACGGCGAGGCCTCGCTCGCCGCCTGGACAGCGCTGGTCGAACTGGCGCAGCAGGCCAAGGCCAGCAACCGCCGCAACGGTGCCATGGTGTACAGCCAGCTCGATTTCACGCAGAACGCGCTGCACTACCTGCAGGCCGGCGCGCAGCCCTTCTACGGGCCGGACGGCATCCGCAAGGCCGCCAGCGCCGCGGGAACGCGGCTCGCGGTGGGCTGA
- a CDS encoding Crp/Fnr family transcriptional regulator has protein sequence MYLHPLIASVPPDERTAFVQRIELRSYRRNEVVLAADEWSDRIYCVATGLLRVVVQGSEDSGDVTTDFIRQDDFFLNSALIEERYQAGATLVAALPTSLYLVPTLEFKALCDRHPAVTMGLLDVVMKRTTVLRRQIRQISSASSERLISRILHELTVLAPGTDGGYDKRITQSVIASYSGLSRMQVNKTMRDLERRGLVRRDEHGVYVPPHFASSDFQELPSAEPSRAAKDSGGVDPSFFSELFEAPPKSGKTRK, from the coding sequence ATGTATTTGCATCCTCTTATTGCCAGCGTTCCCCCGGATGAGCGCACAGCCTTTGTCCAGCGCATCGAACTTCGGTCCTACCGGCGCAACGAAGTCGTGCTGGCGGCGGACGAATGGTCCGACCGCATCTACTGCGTGGCCACGGGCCTGCTGCGGGTGGTCGTGCAGGGGAGCGAAGACAGCGGCGACGTCACGACCGACTTCATCCGCCAGGACGACTTCTTCCTGAACTCGGCCCTGATCGAGGAGCGCTACCAGGCCGGCGCGACACTGGTGGCGGCATTGCCCACCTCGCTGTACCTGGTGCCCACGCTGGAATTCAAGGCGCTGTGCGACCGCCATCCGGCCGTGACGATGGGCCTGCTCGACGTGGTGATGAAGCGCACCACGGTGCTGCGCAGGCAGATCCGGCAGATTTCATCGGCTTCGTCGGAGCGGCTCATCAGCCGCATCCTGCACGAACTCACCGTGCTGGCCCCGGGCACCGACGGCGGCTACGACAAGCGCATCACCCAGTCGGTCATCGCCTCCTATTCGGGGCTTTCCAGGATGCAGGTCAACAAGACCATGCGGGACCTGGAACGCCGCGGCCTGGTCAGGAGGGACGAGCACGGGGTCTATGTGCCGCCGCATTTCGCGTCGTCGGATTTCCAGGAGCTGCCTTCCGCCGAGCCGAGCCGCGCTGCCAAGGACTCGGGCGGGGTGGATCCGTCGTTCTTCTCGGAGCTGTTCGAGGCGCCGCCCAAGTCGGGCAAGACCCGCAAGTAG
- the hemA gene encoding glutamyl-tRNA reductase yields the protein MSVWTLGLNHTTAPLDLRGRFAFALDQLAPTLQSLRSSFASGRHPQVEAAIISTCNRTEIYCAAEHAALDHTVGWLAESGGVAPALLRSHAYTLHDDEAARHVFRVASGLDSMVLGEAQILGQMKDAVRAAETAGALGSTLNQLFQRSFAVAKEVRTATEIGAHSISMAAAAVRLAGQLFEDLHQTRVLFVGAGEMIDLAATHFAAKDPKAIAIANRTLERGEKLASRFGGEAMRLADLPNRLAEFDIVVSCTASTLPIIGLGAVERALKARKHRPMFMVDLAVPRDIEPEVKALEDIYLYTVDDLAQVVQQGQANRQAAVAQAEVIIDAGVQSFMHWLGQRGTVPLIQQLNAQADEWRAAEMARARKLLARGEPVDAVLEALSRGLTQKLLHGAMAELHAGDAASREHTAQTISRLFLRKER from the coding sequence ATGTCAGTCTGGACCCTCGGGTTGAACCACACGACCGCGCCGCTCGATCTGCGCGGTCGTTTCGCGTTCGCGCTCGATCAGCTGGCACCCACGCTGCAGAGCCTGCGCAGCTCCTTCGCCAGCGGCCGCCATCCGCAGGTCGAGGCCGCGATCATCTCCACCTGCAACCGCACCGAGATCTACTGCGCCGCCGAGCATGCCGCGCTCGACCACACGGTCGGCTGGCTGGCCGAAAGCGGCGGCGTCGCGCCCGCGCTGCTGCGCTCGCATGCCTATACGCTGCACGACGACGAGGCCGCGCGCCACGTCTTCCGCGTAGCCAGCGGGCTCGATTCCATGGTGCTCGGCGAGGCCCAGATCCTCGGCCAGATGAAGGACGCCGTGCGCGCGGCCGAAACCGCCGGCGCACTCGGCAGCACGCTCAACCAGCTGTTCCAGCGTTCCTTCGCGGTCGCGAAAGAGGTGCGCACCGCCACCGAGATCGGCGCGCATTCCATCAGCATGGCCGCGGCGGCCGTCCGGCTGGCCGGCCAGCTGTTCGAAGACCTGCACCAGACGCGCGTGCTGTTCGTCGGCGCGGGCGAAATGATCGACCTGGCCGCCACGCATTTCGCGGCCAAGGACCCGAAGGCCATCGCCATTGCCAACCGCACGCTCGAGCGCGGCGAAAAGCTGGCTTCGCGCTTCGGCGGCGAGGCGATGCGGCTGGCCGACCTGCCGAACCGGCTGGCCGAGTTCGACATCGTGGTGAGCTGCACCGCCAGCACGCTGCCGATCATCGGCCTGGGCGCCGTCGAACGCGCGCTCAAGGCCCGCAAGCACCGCCCGATGTTCATGGTCGACCTGGCCGTGCCGCGCGACATCGAGCCCGAGGTGAAGGCGCTCGAGGATATCTATCTCTATACGGTCGACGACCTCGCCCAGGTGGTGCAGCAGGGCCAGGCCAACCGCCAGGCCGCCGTGGCGCAGGCCGAGGTCATCATCGACGCCGGCGTGCAGAGCTTCATGCACTGGCTGGGCCAGCGCGGCACCGTGCCGCTGATCCAGCAGCTCAATGCCCAGGCCGACGAATGGCGCGCCGCCGAAATGGCCCGCGCGCGCAAGCTGCTGGCCCGGGGCGAGCCGGTCGATGCGGTGCTCGAGGCCCTGTCGCGGGGGCTCACGCAGAAGCTGCTGCACGGCGCCATGGCCGAACTGCACGCGGGCGATGCGGCATCGCGCGAGCACACCGCGCAGACCATCTCGCGCCTGTTCCTGCGCAAAGAGCGTTAG